The Polyangium spumosum DNA segment CGTGCCCCCGTCTCTCCCCGCGTCGCCCCCGCCCCTACTTCCCCTGCCCCTCGATCCACACCTTGAGCTGCGCCCTCTCCTCGTCCGTCATCGCCGTCGCGTTCCCGAGTGGCATATCGCGGCTCACGTTCGTCCGTTGCACCACCTTCTCTGCCTTCGCCATCACCTGCTCCGGCGTATCCAGCATGAACCCGCCCGGCGGCGCCACGAAGGTCGGGTGCGTCGGCTTCTGCGAATGGCACGGCACGCAGCGCTTTTGCACGATGGCCATCGCCGTCGCCGTGTCCACCGGCCCCACCACCGGCGGCGGCGCCGGGCGCACGAAGCTCAGGCCCACCGCGCCCCCGAAGGCCGCCACCACCACCACGAGCAAGGGCCGCTCCTTCCGGTCCTCCTTGTAAAGGACGTTCAGGTAATGGCGGATCGACACCCCTCCCGCCATGAGAAGCCACAAGATCAACCACGCGCGGTGGTGGTTGTAGGCCAGCGCGAAATGGTTGCTGATCATCGCGAACGTGACCGGCAACGTGAAATAGTTGTTGTGCTGCGACCGCCGCTTCGCCTGATCGCCGTGCCGCAGATCGAGCGCCTCGCCCGCATTGAGCTGCTTTCGCATGGCGATGTGGTGGGGCACGATCGACGTCCACACGTTGAGCCCCATGCACGTCCCGAGCATCGCCCCCACGTGAATGTACGCGGCGCGCCCGCTGAAGACGTGCTGATAACCGTACGCCGCGAGCGCGACGAACACAGCCATCACGGCCATCACCTTGCGGTTGTCCTCCACGAAGAAGCAGAGCTCGTTGTAGAAGAACCAGCAAGCGAGGATCGACGCGACGCTGATGCCGATCGCCGCCGTCGGGCCGATGTCCGCCACGCTCGGGTCGATGAGGTACGTCCGCGCGCCATACCAGTAGATGCCCGCCAGGAGCAACGCGCCCGTGATCAGCGTGGTCTTCGCCGGCCAGGCGTGCACGAGCAGGCGCTCGGGGTGCGTCTTCGGCCAGTATTGCTCGTGATAATAAAAACTGCCGCCGTGGATCTCGTCGAGCGTGCCCCGGATGTTCTCCTTCAGGACCTCGCCCTTCGGCGGACGCACCGAGAGGTCGAACCAATTGAAATAAAAAGACGTGCCCACCCACGCGATGCCCGCCATGAGGTGCAGCCAGCGAAGCAGAATCGCGATCCAGTCCTGGAATACCGCCATCATCGTCCCGCTCCGCGCATGCGGGCCCCGTA contains these protein-coding regions:
- a CDS encoding urate hydroxylase PuuD, whose translation is MMAVFQDWIAILLRWLHLMAGIAWVGTSFYFNWFDLSVRPPKGEVLKENIRGTLDEIHGGSFYYHEQYWPKTHPERLLVHAWPAKTTLITGALLLAGIYWYGARTYLIDPSVADIGPTAAIGISVASILACWFFYNELCFFVEDNRKVMAVMAVFVALAAYGYQHVFSGRAAYIHVGAMLGTCMGLNVWTSIVPHHIAMRKQLNAGEALDLRHGDQAKRRSQHNNYFTLPVTFAMISNHFALAYNHHRAWLILWLLMAGGVSIRHYLNVLYKEDRKERPLLVVVVAAFGGAVGLSFVRPAPPPVVGPVDTATAMAIVQKRCVPCHSQKPTHPTFVAPPGGFMLDTPEQVMAKAEKVVQRTNVSRDMPLGNATAMTDEERAQLKVWIEGQGK